One genomic segment of Flavobacteriaceae bacterium includes these proteins:
- a CDS encoding DDE transposase, which translates to MARIYGVNGKKFQRQYRDYLSEFKQWKEKSHAKEWLIFPENIGTRLSIDEVALSKGELYTIVTNKKAKGKKGSIVAIIATTKAEPIIKHLFKISSAKRNKVREITLDMANSMKLIAKRCFPKAIQVTDRFHVQKLALEALQEIRIKHRWEAIDTENERIKLAKTNNKEYYPEILENGDTIKQLLARSRYLLYKAPSNWTEDQRVRANILFKRYPDIKTAFKLVQGLRNIFNTANSIQVAYTKLAHWYKDVEQTAYKAFNTIANSIRLNYRSILNYFINRSTNAAAESFNAKIKAFRLQFRGVKNTEFFLYRLTTIFA; encoded by the coding sequence ATTGCAAGAATCTATGGCGTGAATGGGAAGAAGTTCCAAAGGCAGTATCGAGATTATTTGAGTGAGTTTAAACAGTGGAAGGAAAAGTCTCATGCCAAAGAGTGGTTGATCTTCCCTGAGAATATAGGAACTCGATTATCTATCGACGAAGTAGCCTTATCAAAAGGAGAACTCTACACCATCGTTACCAATAAAAAAGCTAAAGGAAAGAAAGGAAGTATTGTGGCGATCATAGCTACTACCAAAGCAGAACCTATTATCAAACACCTATTTAAAATCTCATCTGCGAAAAGAAACAAGGTCAGAGAAATTACCCTAGATATGGCGAACTCCATGAAGCTGATTGCCAAACGGTGTTTCCCCAAAGCCATACAAGTAACCGATAGATTCCATGTACAGAAACTAGCTCTAGAAGCACTTCAAGAAATTAGGATCAAACATCGATGGGAAGCCATAGATACAGAAAATGAACGGATCAAACTTGCCAAAACCAATAACAAAGAATATTACCCTGAAATATTAGAAAATGGAGATACCATAAAGCAACTCTTGGCTAGAAGCAGATACTTACTCTACAAAGCACCAAGTAATTGGACAGAAGATCAAAGAGTAAGAGCTAACATCCTCTTTAAAAGATATCCTGATATCAAAACAGCTTTTAAGCTCGTACAAGGACTTAGAAATATCTTCAACACAGCAAACTCAATACAAGTCGCTTATACAAAACTAGCGCATTGGTATAAAGATGTAGAACAAACAGCATACAAGGCTTTTAATACCATAGCAAACTCTATCAGGCTTAACTATAGATCAATATTGAATTACTTCATTAATAGAAGTACTAATGCAGCGGCAGAATCTTTCAATGCCAAAATCAAAGCCTTTAGATTACAATTTAGAGGGGTCAAAAACACAGAATTCTTCCTCTATAGATTAACTACAATTTTTGCATAA
- a CDS encoding transposase — translation MELSLDLLKFILPEMLVEHFDLVRHTHRNEELHLYFEERNVVPKEVINPNVIAHGFHKEITIEDFPLRGNTVYLHVRRRRWLDKETRQIIQRDWNLVAQGTRMTGEFAAFLKEISRY, via the coding sequence TTGGAATTATCCTTAGACCTTTTAAAATTCATCTTACCTGAGATGCTCGTAGAACATTTTGATTTGGTAAGACACACTCATCGAAATGAGGAACTTCATTTGTATTTTGAAGAGCGTAATGTTGTTCCTAAAGAAGTCATAAATCCTAATGTAATTGCTCATGGTTTCCACAAAGAGATTACTATTGAAGACTTTCCTTTGCGTGGAAACACTGTGTATCTTCACGTAAGGCGACGTAGATGGTTAGATAAAGAGACTAGGCAAATCATTCAAAGAGATTGGAATCTAGTAGCTCAGGGAACTCGCATGACAGGTGAGTTTGCTGCTTTTTTAAAAGAGATTAGTCGATACTGA
- a CDS encoding Fic family protein, protein MNKYTKLDALKDRLNEYRKNEHSKVTKALEIEYTCESNKIEGNTLTLQETALVVEKGLTVGGKTMTEHLEVINHTQAIDYIKELAASKNTISERDILQIHSLILQGIDKPNAGSYRKIPVIISGAKHKPHQPFLVPKQMEDLMFWYNENKEVLHPVELSAEMHERLVTIHPFIDGNGRTSRLLMNLILLQNGYPIAILKGDDKSRLEYYNALEIAQTENNKKVFIDLITATIQDTITRILSIFE, encoded by the coding sequence ATGAACAAGTATACTAAATTAGATGCTTTAAAAGATCGTTTAAATGAATATCGTAAAAACGAACACTCAAAAGTTACAAAAGCTTTGGAAATTGAATATACCTGCGAGAGTAATAAAATTGAAGGAAATACTCTAACACTTCAAGAAACCGCCTTAGTAGTTGAAAAGGGTTTGACAGTTGGCGGTAAAACAATGACAGAACACTTAGAGGTTATCAATCATACCCAAGCCATAGATTATATTAAAGAACTCGCAGCATCTAAAAATACTATTTCCGAAAGAGATATTTTACAAATTCACAGCTTAATACTACAAGGAATTGACAAACCAAATGCCGGATCTTATAGAAAAATACCCGTTATTATAAGCGGTGCAAAGCACAAACCTCATCAACCTTTTTTAGTGCCAAAACAAATGGAAGATTTAATGTTTTGGTACAATGAGAATAAAGAGGTCTTACATCCTGTTGAATTGTCTGCTGAAATGCACGAAAGATTGGTTACTATACATCCTTTTATTGACGGTAATGGTAGAACTTCAAGGTTATTAATGAATTTAATTTTGCTTCAAAATGGTTATCCTATTGCCATTTTAAAAGGTGATGATAAAAGTAGGCTGGAGTACTATAATGCTCTTGAAATAGCTCAAACAGAAAATAATAAAAAAGTATTTATTGATCTGATTACTGCAACTATTCAAGATACTATAACGCGTATTTTATCAATATTTGAGTAG
- a CDS encoding TSUP family transporter: MSDFVFLMVIGFIAGAINIVAGGGSLLTLPMLIFLGLPPNVANGTNRIAIIIQNIFAVKGFQSKGVSAFPFSIYLAVSASVGAIIGALGGVHIRGEIFNKILAAIMILIVAYMAFKPKSSTKNTAERITGKYSRWGIFAFFFVGLYGGFIQAGVGFIMLLFLSGIHRFSLVKSNAIKVFVALVYSCTAVAVFAFNNQINWKYGLILSVGNASGGWVMSRWSVHKGDGLVKKVLIFMVSAMAVKLWFPDFYSILAREIYNLF, translated from the coding sequence ATGTCAGACTTTGTTTTTTTAATGGTTATCGGTTTTATAGCCGGAGCCATTAACATTGTGGCAGGCGGAGGTTCTTTATTAACTTTACCGATGCTTATTTTTTTAGGGCTTCCTCCTAATGTAGCTAACGGAACTAACCGGATTGCAATTATTATTCAGAATATTTTTGCCGTAAAAGGCTTCCAAAGTAAAGGGGTTTCTGCTTTTCCTTTTAGTATTTACCTAGCTGTGTCTGCATCCGTAGGGGCAATTATCGGTGCTTTAGGTGGAGTTCATATTCGGGGAGAAATATTCAATAAGATTTTAGCTGCCATTATGATCTTAATTGTAGCATATATGGCTTTTAAACCCAAATCTTCTACAAAAAATACGGCAGAACGCATTACCGGAAAATATTCCCGCTGGGGAATCTTTGCTTTTTTCTTTGTAGGGCTATATGGTGGTTTTATTCAGGCCGGAGTTGGTTTTATCATGCTATTATTCTTATCGGGAATCCATCGTTTTTCTTTAGTAAAAAGCAATGCCATTAAGGTATTTGTTGCGCTGGTATATAGCTGTACTGCAGTAGCTGTTTTTGCATTTAATAATCAGATAAACTGGAAGTACGGACTCATATTATCTGTTGGGAATGCTTCCGGCGGATGGGTCATGAGCAGGTGGTCGGTACATAAAGGAGATGGGTTGGTGAAAAAAGTACTGATCTTTATGGTATCTGCTATGGCTGTCAAGTTATGGTTTCCTGATTTTTATAGTATCTTAGCGCGTGAAATTTATAACCTTTTTTAA
- the aroC gene encoding chorismate synthase produces the protein MAFNSFGNLLKLTTFGESHGVAVGGIIDGFPAGLAVNLDAIQTELNRRKPGQSKIVTQRKEPDTVEFLSGIFEGKTTGAPIGFLIKNTNQKSKDYSHNTNTYRPSHADFTYDKKFGIRDYKGGGRSSARETANWVVAGALAKQLISDIHINAFTSSVGDIFIEKPYQKLDFSKTESNDVRCPDTAVAEKMISKIKAIRKTGDTIGGTITCIAQNIPVGLGEPVFQKLHAELGKAMLSINTVKGFEFGSGFCGSRMKGSEHNDIFNADGTTQSNLSGGIQGGISNGMDIYFRVAFKPVATIMQDQPTINAKGEETHISGKGRHDPCVVPRAVSIVEALTAFVLADFYLLNKTRSVSFCS, from the coding sequence ATGGCTTTTAATTCTTTTGGAAATCTTCTGAAACTTACTACGTTTGGTGAATCGCATGGAGTGGCTGTTGGTGGAATTATCGATGGATTTCCTGCCGGATTAGCAGTGAATTTAGATGCTATTCAAACCGAGTTAAATAGAAGAAAACCTGGGCAATCTAAGATTGTTACACAGCGTAAAGAACCGGATACTGTTGAATTTTTGTCCGGTATTTTTGAAGGAAAAACTACGGGTGCTCCTATCGGGTTTCTCATTAAAAACACCAATCAGAAGTCAAAGGACTATTCTCATAATACAAACACATACAGGCCTTCTCATGCCGATTTTACTTATGATAAAAAATTTGGCATCAGAGATTACAAAGGCGGAGGCAGGAGTTCCGCAAGGGAAACTGCTAACTGGGTAGTTGCCGGTGCCCTCGCCAAACAGTTGATCTCGGATATTCATATCAATGCTTTTACTTCTTCGGTAGGTGATATTTTTATAGAAAAACCATACCAGAAATTAGATTTTTCCAAAACCGAAAGTAATGATGTCCGGTGTCCGGATACTGCTGTTGCTGAAAAAATGATATCAAAAATCAAAGCAATCAGAAAAACCGGAGATACGATTGGGGGTACCATTACCTGCATAGCGCAAAATATACCTGTTGGCCTGGGAGAGCCTGTTTTTCAAAAGCTACATGCCGAACTGGGAAAAGCAATGCTCTCTATCAATACAGTAAAGGGTTTTGAGTTTGGCAGCGGATTTTGCGGATCCAGAATGAAAGGTAGTGAACACAATGATATTTTTAATGCCGATGGCACCACACAATCTAATTTGTCCGGGGGGATCCAAGGAGGAATTAGCAACGGGATGGATATCTATTTCCGGGTAGCTTTTAAACCTGTGGCTACTATCATGCAAGATCAACCTACCATTAATGCCAAAGGCGAAGAAACCCATATTTCCGGAAAAGGAAGACATGACCCTTGTGTGGTTCCGAGAGCCGTATCCATTGTAGAAGCTCTTACTGCTTTTGTTTTAGCCGATTTTTATTTATTGAATAAAACCAGAAGTGTTTCATTTTGCTCCTGA